Proteins co-encoded in one Marmota flaviventris isolate mMarFla1 chromosome 9, mMarFla1.hap1, whole genome shotgun sequence genomic window:
- the Ccdc89 gene encoding coiled-coil domain-containing protein 89, whose translation MPQEEQSPGMDTRPGEEPLDKQNEKQKKEEEEMEFKELEGLREALANLRGLSEEEKGEKAMLCSRIQEQSQLICILKRRADEALERCQILELLNSELEEKRMQEAQKLKAQSEHALKLEDRFRTLAANHELMIRFKDEYKSQNIKLKEDNEKLKLENSNLFSQALKDKEAKVLQLTTKSEALTKELEALKERCAQDACQAQAREKELLELQSQQDCAHNKETEQLRSQLQSLQQQYQEAIEQMAKAQETHSSLSQELQDRLQTITQEKEELLQLSMERGKVLQNKQAEIRQLEEKLEAADMARRHALERFEQEAVAVDSNLRVRELQRRVDGIQKAYDELKLQSEAFKKHSLDLLSKERELNAKLRHLFP comes from the coding sequence ATGCCTCAGGAAGAGCAGTCACCTGGGATGGACACTCGACCAGGTGAAGAACCCTTagataagcaaaatgaaaaacagaaaaaggaggaagaggagatggagtTTAAGGAACTGGAAGGGCTGAGGGAAGCCTTGGCAAACCTGAGGGGGCTGTCCGAGGAGGAGAAGGGTGAGAAGGCAATGCTTTGCTCCCGTATCCAAGAGCAGTCCCAGCTCATCTGCATTCTGAAGCGGAGGGCCGATGAGGCCCTGGAACGCTGCCAGATCCTGGAGCTGCTCAATTCAGAGCTGGAGGAGAAGAGGATGCAGGAGGCACAAAAGTTGAAAGCCCAAAGTGAGCATGCCCTGAAACTGGAGGACCGTTTCAGGACCTTGGCAGCCAACCACGAGTTGATGATCCGCTTTAAGGATGAATACAAGAGTCAGAACATCAAGCTGAAGGAAGACAATGAGAAGCTGAAACTGGAGAACAGCAATCTCTTCAGCCAGGCTCTGAAGGACAAGGAGGCCAAAGTATTGCAGCTGACCACTAAGAGCGAGGCCCTCACCAAGGAGCTGGAGGCTCTGAAAGAGAGGTGTGCTCAGGATGCCTGCCAGGCACAGGCCCGAGAAAAGGAGCTGTTGGAGCTACAGAGCCAGCAGGATTGCGCCCACAACAAGGAGACAGAGCAGCTGCGCAGCCAGCTGCAGAGCCTCCAGCAGCAGTACCAAGAGGCCATTGAACAGATGGCAAAGGCCCAGGAGACACACAGCAGCCTGAGTCAGGAGCTGCAGGACAGGCTGCAAACCATCACTCAAGAGAAAGAGGAGCTTCTGCAGCTGTCCATGGAGAGGGGCAAGGTGCTTCAGAACAAACAGGCAGAGATCCGGCAGCTTGAGGAGAAGTTGGAGGCAGCAGATATGGCTAGGAGGCATGCGCTAGAGCGCTTTGAGCAAGAGGCAGTGGCTGTAGACAGCAACTTGAGAGTCCGGGAACTTCAGCGCAGAGTGGATGGGATCCAAAAGGCCTATGATGAACTCAAGCTTCAGTCAGAAGCCTTCAAAAAGCACAGCCTGGATCTTTTAAGcaaggagagagaactcaatGCCAAACTCCGCCATCTCTTTCCATAA